AGATGAAGAGAACCGGTAGCTGTAAGCAATGCGGGAACTGCTGCAGGGATTTTTGCATCGACCTGCACGTGGGCGCCGTGACCGACTACGAGTTCACGGAATACCTGCGGTGGCTGGACGCCCATTCAGCGGTGTCGACCTCTATAAAGGATTTTAAAAAACGTAACGTCGAGCTGCAGATAAAGAACCCGTGCAAGAACCTCGTCGATAACGGGGACGGCACCTTCTCCTGCGCTATTCACGATAATAAGCCCGATATCTGCAGGCGCTATCCCGAAGAGGATTATAACGACGACGTTTCCAGAAATTGCGGCTTCAAGTTCATCCCTTAAGGCCGATGTATTATAATGAAAAATATTTATAGGGCCTTTATAAATGACATATTAGAGAAAACAATATGGAAGTTTGCAATAAATGTGGATTGCCGACGGACCTCTGCATCTGCGAGGACCTGGCGAAGGAGACCCAGAAGATACGTGTATATACCAATACACGGCGCTTTAAGAAGATAACGACCATCATTGACGGTATCGATACCAAGAACGTCAATATAAAGGAACTCTCCCAGAAGCTGAAGACCAAATTCGCATGCGGCGGCACCATTAAGGAAGGCCGCATCGAGCTCCAGGGCGATCACCGGGAAGAAGTTAAAAAGCTTTTAGTGAGCTACGGATTCTCTCCCGAGCTTATCGAGCTTAAGATGTAGTCCCGCCTTTTTTTATTCCTCGTT
This is a stretch of genomic DNA from Methanocella sp.. It encodes these proteins:
- a CDS encoding YkgJ family cysteine cluster protein, giving the protein MKRTGSCKQCGNCCRDFCIDLHVGAVTDYEFTEYLRWLDAHSAVSTSIKDFKKRNVELQIKNPCKNLVDNGDGTFSCAIHDNKPDICRRYPEEDYNDDVSRNCGFKFIP
- the yciH gene encoding stress response translation initiation inhibitor YciH, with the translated sequence MEVCNKCGLPTDLCICEDLAKETQKIRVYTNTRRFKKITTIIDGIDTKNVNIKELSQKLKTKFACGGTIKEGRIELQGDHREEVKKLLVSYGFSPELIELKM